One genomic window of Manihot esculenta cultivar AM560-2 chromosome 16, M.esculenta_v8, whole genome shotgun sequence includes the following:
- the LOC110603257 gene encoding uncharacterized protein LOC110603257, with protein sequence MDQRVELLEQSVQSLSGGQEGIAKRLEELFSQLNSRMDRLSIQSSPGKGVEYEAHTPESRTNLTRSGSTSYTPKLVKLDFPRFDEKEDPSSWVCRAEQFFQFHHTLDDERVEIASFHLVGDAQLWYQLLKQENPVITWADFKEGFYARYGPNQLVDYFGELSKLQQRRTVQMYQTQFEKLLAKVGPLSQARQVGCFVSGLISSIRTNVQANRPKSLSEAIALARLYEARNSVQVKGTSTTSRPAFQTSRPSPVISQLAANPIKRLTWEELNERKKLGLCFKCNEKFGLGHRCKKLFSIQAVLEESDDDMEMEIEEQDQTEVPAISLHAISGFEGPDKMRLRGKLANQFGTILVDSGSTHNFVSEKFARKAGIEPTTSKKIKVLVASGEELMSSGKCTQTEILIQGVPIIVDLYILPLEGYDVVLGTQWLRTLGTIIWDFSDLLMTFNLDGKQVILQGSIVPDNQLISAYRMEHLIQFAKKGFLLQIIGDQSDSPEIPKLHPQIQAFLDKFRVVANEPVGLPPQWLHDHKIPLKNSEPISVRPYRYPHYQ encoded by the coding sequence ATGGATCAAAGAGTCGAGCTGCTCGAACAATCAGTTCAGTCTCTTTCGGGTGGTCAGGAAGGCATCGCTAAGCGCCTTGAAGAGCTTTTCTCTCAGCTCAATTCACGGATGGACCGATTGTCCATTCAGTCCTCTCCTGGAAAGGGAGTCGAATATGAGGCACACACCCCTGAGTCTAGAACCAACCTTACTCGCTCTGGGAGTACTTCTTACACTCCTAAACTGGTAAAACTGGACTTTCCACGTTTTGATGAGAAGGAAGACCCTTCAAGCTGGGTTTGCAGGGCAGAGCAATTCTTTCAATTCCACCACACGTTGGATGACGAACGAGTTGAGATTGCCTCATTCCATTTGGTGGGTGATGCACAATTATGGTACCAGTTACTTAAACAAGAGAATCCTGTAATTACATGGGCAGATTTTAAAGAAGGATTTTATGCAAGGTATGGTCCTAACCAACTTGTCGATTACTTTGGGGAATTGTCGAAGCTTCAACAACGTCGTACCGTTCAAATGTACCAAACTCAGTTTGAAAAATTATTGGCGAAGGTGGGGCCATTATCACAAGCACGACAAGTTGGCTGCTTTGTCAGCGGGTTGATCTCATCCATTAGAACAAATGTGCAAGCCAATCGGCCGAAGTCCTTATCTGAAGCGATCGCACTAGCAAGGTTGTATGAAGCCAGAAATTCAGTCCAAGTGAAGGGGACCTCCACAACGTCCCGTCCAGCATTTCAAACATCACGTCCCTCACCTGTAATCAGTCAACTAGCAGCAAATCCTATAAAACGTCTGACTTGGGAAGAACtcaatgaaagaaagaaattgggttTATGCTTCAAGTGCAATGAGAAATTTGGACTTGGGCACCGATGTAAAAAACTCTTTTCAATTCAAGCAGTTTTAGAAGAGAGTGATGATGATATGGAGATGGAGATAGAAGAGCAAGATCAAACAGAGGTACCTGCAATTTCCTTACATGCAATCTCAGGATTTGAAGGACCAGACAAGATGAGGCTTAGAGGGAAATTGGCAAATCAGTTTGGCACTATTTTAGTGGATTCTGGCAGCACCCACAACTTTGTGAGTGAGAAATTTGCACGGAAAGCGGGCATAGAACCAACTACaagcaaaaaaattaaagtgcTTGTTGCTTCTGGGGAGGAACTAATGAGTTCAGGTAAATGTACACAAACTGAAATTCTGATTCAGGGAGTTCCAATTATTGTAGATTTATACATTTTACCTTTGGAAGGCTATGATGTGGTTCTTGGAACACAGTGGCTGCGAACATTGGGGACAATAATTTGGGATTTTTCAGATCTTCTCATGACGTTTAATTTGGATGGGAAGCAAGTGATTTTGCAGGGATCAATAGTTCCAGATAATCAGCTTATCTCAGCCTACCGGATGGAGCATCTGATCCAGTTTGCGAAAAAAGGGTTCCTGCTACAGATAATTGGAGACCAATCGGATTCTCCAGAGATTCCTAAGCTGCACCCACAAATTCAGGCTTTCTTGGATAAATTCAGAGTCGTTGCGAATGAACCAGTGGGGCTACCCCCTCAATGGCTCCATGACCATAAGATTCCTTTAAAAAATTCCGAACCTATTTCTGTCCGTCCTTACCGCTACCCACACTACCAGTAG